The nucleotide sequence ATATTAAGGAAGACGGCACGTTTTTTCTGGAAGGGATTAGTCCGCGAGAACGTGAAATATGTTTTATCCCCACAGAGTCGATTGATGACGCAGTCATCGCGGGACTGCGAAACGGAGATTATGCAGGTATATACACAGAAAAAGCAGGCCTCGATGTCTCCCATGTGGGTATCATTATCAAAAAAAAGGGCAAATGCTTTTTAAGACACGCCTCTTCCCTTGAGGCAAACAGAAAAGTTATTGACCAGGATCTGAGAAAATACCTGACGGGCAAACCAGGTTTTCTTGTACTACGGGCAAAGAAACTAAATATTGCAAGGAAAATTTAATGATGGTATATAAGGAAAATATAGGAGCAGAGAGGCAGAGGTATTCAGATAGGCTGTCTTATTATTTTGCAGATAATTTTGTCTGTGCCTTTTTCTGATGTACAGGACATTAAGGACTTAATATGGAATTACTGAGACGCATATACAGACACAATCTGGCGCTGGTTGGTTTGATTATTTTGATCCCCATGTTCCTGTGCGCTCTGTTTGCACCTCTTATCTCAGTTCATAATCCTTTTGAGCCTGATTTAAAATATGTACTTGCATCGCCTTCCATTTCACATCCCTTCGGAACGGATACACTCGGAAGAGATGTGTTTGCAAGGGTAGTCTACGGAAGTAGAATCTCCCTTATTGTAGGATTTGTTTCCATAGGCATAGCAGTCATGATAGGTATTGCAATAGGTGCAATTTCAGGCTATTACGGCGGCATTATAGACGAGACGATAATGCGGTTTGTTGATCTCATGATGTGTTTTCCCACCTTTTTCCTGATACTTGCCGTCATTGCCCTTCTTGAGCCAAGTATATGGAATATTATGATTGTCATCGGGCTTACAGGCTGGATGGGTATAGCACGTCTTATCAGAGCGGAAATCCTGAGCATAAAGCATAAAGAATTTGTTCTTGCTGCCAAGGCTCTTGGGTTATCGGAAATGAGAATTATTTTTCGGCACGTACTACCGAATGCAATGTCGCCTATTTATGTAGTTGCAACCCTGGGCATAGGAGGAGCAATCCTTACAGAATCTGCTCTGAGTTTCCTTGGTATAGGGGTTCAACCGCCTACGCCAAGTTGGGGAAATATACTTACACAGGCAAAGGATAATATCGAAGTGGCATGGTGGCTGAGCCTTTATCCGGGACTTGCAATATTTTTAACTGTAATGGGATACAATCTTCTAGGAGAGGGTTTGAGAGACATATTTGATCCGAGAAGATATTATAAGTCCTGATAGTATTTGAGGCTAATAAAAGAAAAGACAGGGGATAGGATGCCGGTTGTAATAGTTGCAATAGTCATCATTGTGTTTTTGCTTTTAATTTTTCTATTTTTCCGTAAAAGTGGAACAACGGCTGATGCACACAAACATCATGTGAAAGAGGCGCCCAGGAAAATAAAAGATAAAGCCGATGATATATTGCCAAAACAGCTTCATGACGCCGATGTCCAGCAGAAGATGCTGCATGAATTATTCCCTTCTCTCAAGGAAATTACTTATTTCTCCATACCGGAGGGGGTTTTTCCGACTCCGATTGAGCATATAGACGAATTGCTTCCGAAAACGATACAAGAAAAAATAGGTTTAATTAAACCAATTCCTACGAACAGTGCTAATCTATTAAATATGTTGAGAAATCCCGAATCGCATCCCAGAGAAATTTCAGCAATTGTTTCGACAAACCCTGTTTTCTCAGCAAAGATTCTCCAGACAGTAAATTCGGCATACTTTGGTCTTAACAATAAAATCACATCTCTGGGCAGGGCAATCACCCTTCTGGGGTATAACAACGTAAGAACCCTTATATTTGAAGATTCTTTAAAAAAAGTTATGCCCATCGGACAGGATGACAAGTCAGAGATGTATGTAAACATCTGGATACATTCTGCAATAGTT is from Pseudomonadota bacterium and encodes:
- a CDS encoding ABC transporter permease; the encoded protein is MELLRRIYRHNLALVGLIILIPMFLCALFAPLISVHNPFEPDLKYVLASPSISHPFGTDTLGRDVFARVVYGSRISLIVGFVSIGIAVMIGIAIGAISGYYGGIIDETIMRFVDLMMCFPTFFLILAVIALLEPSIWNIMIVIGLTGWMGIARLIRAEILSIKHKEFVLAAKALGLSEMRIIFRHVLPNAMSPIYVVATLGIGGAILTESALSFLGIGVQPPTPSWGNILTQAKDNIEVAWWLSLYPGLAIFLTVMGYNLLGEGLRDIFDPRRYYKS
- a CDS encoding HDOD domain-containing protein, yielding MPVVIVAIVIIVFLLLIFLFFRKSGTTADAHKHHVKEAPRKIKDKADDILPKQLHDADVQQKMLHELFPSLKEITYFSIPEGVFPTPIEHIDELLPKTIQEKIGLIKPIPTNSANLLNMLRNPESHPREISAIVSTNPVFSAKILQTVNSAYFGLNNKITSLGRAITLLGYNNVRTLIFEDSLKKVMPIGQDDKSEMYVNIWIHSAIVSVCAGYLGKKIFQFSEYDLATMGLLHDIGKYCYHLLEIQGEAAPDLPSIIQEEQKYSINHATLGSLIARNWQLSESIVQSIAYHHYPSFLLPESIPPAFLKESFIISLSDLIVKALGYKGQGDDILPIKEEYFNMFHLSSMLPGMITPSLIKDIEKTRLTVESYVKVTAADAV